From the genome of Halobacteriovorax marinus SJ:
CTTTAGTCGCGACGAGAAGATTGTTAACTCTATTCTTAAGCGTGTAAGTGCTGGAGGGGTAACTATTAACGATACTCTTATGCATATTACAAATGATAAGTTGCCCTTTGGTGGAGTTGGTGAGAGTGGAATGGGCGGCTATCACGGAAAGAGCTCGTTTGATCTTTTCTCACATAAGAAGTCTATTTTTAGGGCCTCTACTCGAATTGATCCGCCGCTAAAGTACCCTCCTTACTTTGGAAAGCTTAAGATTGTGAGATGGTTATTGAGGTTCTTTGGCTAGAAATTTCACTTTGTGGGAGCTTTATACTGTCTAAATAATAGACAGTGTAAAAATAAATTACAGAGTAGATATAGCTAAATCACTTAAAATACATAAGATAATTTTGGCACGATGAATGCATTAATATTAGTAATTAAACTATTATCCTCGGGAGGGATTTATGAAAAAGCTAGTATTAATCACAGCAATCATCGCAGGTTTTTCTTCAACTTCATTTGCCGGTACAGTAGGTGAGTCTGATACAAGTTGTATTAAGAACCAATCAACTCAAGCTAGAGCAAGTAAAGAAGTGAAAGAAACAGAAGTTCAAGTTGAGCAAGAGAAGACAAGCAAAGACAAGCAATCTTAAGAATCAACCATATGTAATAATCAATGAAGCCGAGTTAATATGACTCGGCTTTTTTTAGGACTTTTTTCAGGAGTTCTTTTTCCTCTACTGTGAAATTATCATGGTGTGATTCAATTTCATTCTCGATTTGCTTCATCGACTTCTTTACAGAAGAGTACTTTGTTTTAACTTGATCGCTCTTTGATGAAGTGTTGGAAAATAACTCTTTTCCATAGTGAGTTCCCTGTTTAATTCCAGAGTTGAAATTTGATTTAACAGACTTGTAAATATTTGCAGTATAAGGCTTTGTGAACTTATTCATGTGCTCAAAGACCGTTTTATCAGAGAGAGGAAATGAAAGTATTATAAAGCTAATAGAAAAATAGAGAAAAAACTTAAAAACAAAAAACATCTTAATTATCCTTTTCCATTTCAATTTCAATTTTTTCAACCGATCTAATCAGATCTTTCTCACTAAAAGGCTTGCTTAGAAAGTCTACAGCTCCATTGGAAATTGACTCTATAATAATGCTCTCCATATTTAGAGAGGACATCATTATTATTTTAGCCTGCTTAGAGTTTTCAGAAATAATTTTAGAGAGCTCAATTCCACTAACCTCTGGCATGACAATATCAATGAGAAAGAGATTAGCTCCAGTTCCAAGCAGTGGAACTGCTTCATTGGCACTTGATGCTTGTC
Proteins encoded in this window:
- a CDS encoding response regulator produces the protein MSSTRNEDLKIVVVDDSDLSRNSLIEILEKNGFNVVGQASSANEAVPLLGTGANLFLIDIVMPEVSGIELSKIISENSKQAKIIMMSSLNMESIIIESISNGAVDFLSKPFSEKDLIRSVEKIEIEMEKDN